From the genome of Cellvibrio japonicus Ueda107, one region includes:
- a CDS encoding TorF family putative porin: protein MKMKQKLIAGAIALSAMAGFAVPAAHAEVAATVGIANMYYWRGYDLGGGAALTGDINYSSSGFFVGAWTSSGDEALGTEYDLYAGYAGSVGDFTYGLSVVSYNYPSLGGTEKIAPGDYVEVIPTIGYGPVTLTYYDAVAAEVAPLDNKDYSYATLAVEFDKLTIKYGQHMDDGSTTSSHLDITYAYNDNLSFTIGSLIDDGDDPEADDVTFVVGLTLPLGK, encoded by the coding sequence ATGAAAATGAAACAAAAACTGATCGCTGGTGCAATCGCTCTCTCTGCAATGGCTGGCTTTGCGGTTCCTGCGGCCCACGCTGAAGTGGCTGCTACAGTTGGCATAGCCAATATGTACTACTGGCGTGGATATGATTTGGGAGGTGGCGCGGCGCTGACTGGAGATATTAATTACAGCAGCAGTGGTTTCTTTGTTGGTGCCTGGACTTCATCAGGTGATGAAGCTCTTGGTACTGAATATGACTTATATGCAGGTTATGCTGGCAGTGTAGGTGACTTTACTTATGGCTTGAGTGTGGTTTCCTATAATTACCCATCTTTGGGTGGTACCGAGAAAATCGCTCCCGGTGATTATGTTGAAGTTATTCCAACCATTGGTTATGGCCCAGTCACCCTGACTTACTATGATGCAGTTGCTGCTGAAGTTGCACCGCTGGATAACAAAGATTACTCATATGCAACTCTTGCGGTTGAGTTTGACAAGTTGACTATTAAATACGGCCAGCATATGGATGATGGCAGCACCACTTCTTCCCACTTGGATATCACTTATGCATACAACGATAACCTGAGTTTCACTATCGGTTCTCTGATTGATGATGGCGATGATCCAGAAGCTGATGATGTTACTTTTGTTGTTGGTTTGACTTTGCCGCTTGGTAAGTAA
- the folB gene encoding dihydroneopterin aldolase, protein MDIVYIRDLRIDTIIGIYDWEREVRQTVSIDLEMATDIRQAAATDDIQYALNYKAVSKRLISYVENRNALLVETLAEELAALIREEFQVPWLRLRLSKPGAVRGSRDVGLIIERGTKPAQASSE, encoded by the coding sequence ATGGATATTGTGTACATCCGCGATTTGCGCATCGATACCATCATTGGTATTTACGATTGGGAGCGGGAGGTTCGCCAGACGGTGAGCATCGACCTGGAAATGGCCACCGATATTCGCCAGGCAGCCGCAACTGACGATATCCAATATGCCTTGAATTACAAAGCCGTCTCCAAGCGATTGATCAGCTATGTGGAAAACCGCAATGCGCTGTTGGTTGAAACCCTGGCAGAAGAGTTGGCTGCATTGATCCGCGAGGAGTTCCAGGTGCCCTGGCTGCGTCTGCGCCTGAGTAAACCGGGGGCTGTACGCGGTTCACGCGATGTGGGCCTGATCATTGAACGCGGCACCAAACCAGCACAGGCGAGCAGTGAATGA
- the galE gene encoding UDP-glucose 4-epimerase GalE: protein MSSRLSTSAPRILVTGGAGYIGSHVCVELINSGYLPVVVDNLCNSKAESLKRVARITGVEPVFYAVDINDKAAMGEVFATHQIEAVMHFAGLKAVGESNQIPMKYYRYNVAGTLSLTEVMEAFSVWKLIFSSSATVYGDPVSVPIDESFATSATNPYGRSKLMVEEILHDIARAPNSQWNFTLLRYFNPVGAHESGLIGEDPAGIPNNLLPYVAQVAIGKLRELSVFGNDYPTIDGTGVRDYIHVVDLARGHVAALQGLDKSGTGCRSYNLGTGCGYSVLQMVKAFEDASGRPVPYKVVARRPGDIASCYANADKAKAELGWQAEYGLERMMVDTWRWQSQNPHGYEV, encoded by the coding sequence ATGAGTTCACGTCTTTCCACATCGGCGCCGCGTATCCTGGTGACCGGTGGTGCCGGTTATATCGGCAGTCATGTGTGTGTTGAGTTAATTAATTCAGGCTATCTGCCGGTTGTGGTTGATAATTTGTGCAACTCCAAAGCCGAGTCACTTAAGCGTGTGGCGCGGATTACCGGGGTTGAGCCGGTGTTTTATGCCGTGGATATCAACGATAAGGCAGCCATGGGCGAAGTTTTTGCGACCCATCAGATAGAAGCGGTGATGCACTTTGCCGGCCTGAAGGCCGTTGGGGAATCCAACCAGATCCCGATGAAGTATTACCGTTACAACGTGGCCGGAACCCTGTCCTTAACTGAAGTGATGGAAGCGTTTTCGGTGTGGAAGCTGATCTTCAGTTCTTCCGCTACCGTGTATGGCGATCCGGTTTCGGTGCCGATTGATGAAAGCTTTGCAACTTCGGCGACCAATCCCTATGGCCGCAGCAAGTTGATGGTGGAAGAAATCCTGCACGACATTGCCAGGGCACCCAATAGCCAGTGGAATTTTACCCTGCTGCGCTATTTCAACCCGGTCGGTGCCCACGAGTCAGGGTTGATTGGTGAGGACCCGGCCGGGATTCCCAATAACCTGCTGCCTTATGTGGCCCAGGTGGCGATTGGCAAACTCAGGGAGTTGAGTGTCTTTGGCAATGACTACCCCACCATTGATGGCACCGGGGTGCGCGATTATATCCACGTTGTCGACCTGGCGCGCGGCCATGTGGCTGCCTTGCAGGGGCTGGATAAGTCCGGTACCGGCTGTCGCTCCTACAACCTGGGAACCGGTTGTGGTTATTCTGTACTGCAAATGGTGAAGGCCTTTGAGGATGCCAGCGGTCGTCCTGTGCCTTATAAAGTGGTGGCGCGCCGCCCGGGCGACATTGCCAGTTGCTATGCCAACGCTGACAAGGCCAAGGCTGAATTGGGCTGGCAGGCCGAGTATGGGCTGGAGCGCATGATGGTTGATACCTGGCGCTGGCAATCGCAAAATCCCCATGGCTACGAAGTTTGA
- a CDS encoding pteridine reductase, producing MTTTSAPVALVTGAAKRIGAEIARHLHNAGYNLIVHYHQSAAAADELVQQLNQLRPDSALAVQAHLGNQEALQQLAHTSIHAWQRLDLLVNNASSFYPTPLGQVDEATWDDLLDSNLKAPFFLAQSLAEKLRESQGAIINIADIYAERPLQNHSVYCIAKAGNVMLTKTLAKELAPHVRVNGIAPGAILWPEQEAISDDIKSNLLTRTPLQERGQASDIARAILFLAQEAPYITGQILAVDGGRSLTI from the coding sequence ATGACCACAACATCAGCACCTGTCGCACTGGTTACCGGCGCTGCAAAACGTATTGGCGCCGAAATTGCGCGGCATCTCCACAATGCTGGCTATAACCTGATTGTCCACTATCACCAATCTGCAGCGGCGGCAGACGAACTGGTTCAACAGCTCAACCAGCTGCGCCCCGATTCCGCGCTTGCAGTACAGGCGCACCTGGGTAACCAGGAAGCGTTGCAGCAATTGGCCCACACCAGTATCCACGCGTGGCAGCGCCTGGATTTGTTGGTGAATAATGCGTCCAGCTTTTATCCCACGCCACTTGGGCAGGTCGATGAAGCGACCTGGGACGACTTGCTCGACAGCAATCTCAAAGCGCCTTTTTTCCTGGCGCAATCACTGGCGGAGAAGCTGCGTGAGAGTCAAGGTGCAATCATCAATATCGCCGATATTTATGCCGAGCGACCACTGCAAAACCACAGCGTTTACTGCATTGCCAAAGCAGGCAATGTAATGCTGACCAAGACCCTGGCCAAGGAATTGGCGCCGCATGTCCGCGTCAACGGCATTGCACCAGGCGCCATACTCTGGCCGGAACAGGAGGCAATCAGTGACGATATAAAATCCAACCTGCTCACCAGGACTCCCCTGCAAGAGCGCGGCCAGGCCAGTGATATTGCGCGCGCCATTCTCTTCCTCGCACAGGAAGCTCCTTATATTACAGGCCAGATCCTGGCCGTGGATGGCGGACGGTCATTAACTATCTGA
- the rpsU gene encoding 30S ribosomal protein S21, translated as MPSVKIKENEPFDVALRRFKRACEKAGILADVRARECYEKPTTVRKREAAAAVKRHAKKVQRESKKFTRLY; from the coding sequence ATGCCTTCAGTAAAAATTAAAGAAAACGAACCCTTTGACGTAGCCCTGCGCCGCTTCAAGCGCGCCTGTGAAAAAGCGGGCATCCTGGCGGATGTACGCGCGCGCGAGTGCTACGAAAAGCCCACCACTGTACGCAAGCGTGAAGCTGCTGCAGCGGTTAAGCGTCATGCCAAAAAGGTTCAACGCGAATCCAAAAAGTTTACCCGCCTGTACTGA
- a CDS encoding DMT family transporter: MTTFFAYFTVVLIWATTPLAIQWSGDSLSFMAAVIARMSIALALALLIHAVWRHRLYFARDNAAIYFAASIGIFPNMPVVYWAAQFIPSGLVAVIFAMSPFATGLLSMLLLRHNPFTPKRVLALLLAVSGLVIIFWHQIRFDRASIYGIGGILLSCFLFSFSSVWVKKLSSHLSVPIGAFQQATGALLFSLPGLLLFWWVMDFGVADVGLPVTISVKSACAVLYLALIGSLLGSMLFFLILQRLSASIVSLITLITPVLAILIGRWIANEVLTLETLVGVAVVLLALLLYIPWSLMSVVRHGRCWLSACFFRRLAKGALSDSHHPETGLEAIRDDMIRYK; the protein is encoded by the coding sequence GTGACGACGTTTTTCGCGTATTTCACTGTGGTTCTCATTTGGGCCACAACCCCCCTTGCTATCCAGTGGAGCGGCGACAGCCTGAGCTTTATGGCCGCTGTGATAGCGCGCATGTCTATTGCCCTGGCATTAGCACTGCTTATCCATGCGGTGTGGCGGCACCGGTTATATTTCGCGCGCGATAATGCCGCCATTTATTTTGCAGCATCCATCGGTATTTTTCCCAATATGCCGGTGGTGTACTGGGCGGCACAATTTATTCCCTCCGGGCTGGTCGCGGTTATTTTTGCCATGTCTCCGTTTGCGACCGGGTTGCTCAGTATGCTGTTGTTGCGCCATAACCCGTTTACACCAAAACGCGTCTTGGCGTTGCTGTTAGCTGTCAGCGGCCTGGTGATTATTTTCTGGCATCAAATCCGGTTTGATCGCGCATCCATCTATGGCATTGGTGGAATTCTATTGTCTTGCTTTTTATTTAGTTTCAGCAGTGTGTGGGTAAAAAAACTCAGTAGCCATTTGTCAGTGCCAATTGGTGCTTTCCAACAGGCCACAGGAGCGCTTTTATTTTCATTGCCGGGGCTTTTATTGTTTTGGTGGGTAATGGATTTTGGTGTCGCTGATGTCGGCCTGCCTGTAACCATCTCGGTAAAATCTGCCTGTGCAGTTTTATATTTGGCACTGATCGGTTCGCTGTTGGGTTCGATGTTGTTTTTCCTGATTTTGCAGCGGTTAAGTGCCAGCATCGTTTCACTCATCACCCTGATTACTCCGGTGCTGGCAATATTGATTGGGCGCTGGATTGCTAATGAAGTATTGACGCTAGAAACATTGGTGGGGGTTGCGGTAGTCCTGTTGGCATTGCTGCTCTATATTCCCTGGTCACTCATGTCTGTCGTGCGGCATGGACGTTGTTGGCTTTCCGCCTGCTTTTTCAGGCGGCTTGCCAAGGGGGCATTAAGCGACAGTCATCATCCTGAAACTGGCCTGGAGGCAATCAGGGATGACATGATTCGCTACAAATGA
- a CDS encoding multifunctional CCA addition/repair protein has product MKTYLVGGAVRDKLLGRPVHERDWVVIGSSPAAMEAAGFLPVGKDFPVFIHPQTKEEYALARTERKTGHGYGGFSFYCGENVALEEDLIRRDLTINAMAEDDVGNIIDPYGGQSDLQQRLLRHVSPAFAEDPVRILRVARFAARYHGLGFTLAEETLALMRSMVCNGEADHLVAERIWKETERALAEPWPHIFIQVLRDCGALGRLMPEVDALFGIPQTAVHHPEIDTGIHTLLSLQQAARLSPLPLVRFATLMHDLGKGATPPEKWPRHIAHEIRSLPLIKQLCDRIAAPKEYKELSLLVAEYHTHCHRALELTAATLLKTLQALDGFRRPERVEQFLLCCEADARGRTGLEARAYPQADYVRQALQRCLSVTSKQFLTQGLNGKALGDAIHQERLKQLQTFKTDQK; this is encoded by the coding sequence ATGAAAACCTATCTGGTCGGCGGCGCTGTCCGCGATAAATTACTGGGTCGCCCGGTGCATGAACGGGATTGGGTCGTGATTGGCAGCAGTCCAGCTGCCATGGAAGCCGCGGGCTTCCTGCCGGTGGGCAAAGACTTTCCGGTATTTATCCACCCGCAGACAAAAGAAGAATATGCACTGGCCAGAACCGAGCGCAAAACCGGCCATGGTTATGGCGGCTTCAGTTTTTATTGCGGCGAGAATGTCGCGCTTGAAGAGGATCTTATTCGCCGCGACCTGACCATTAATGCAATGGCAGAAGATGATGTAGGAAACATCATAGATCCTTATGGTGGCCAATCCGATCTGCAGCAGCGCCTGTTGCGCCATGTGTCCCCCGCGTTTGCAGAAGACCCGGTGCGGATACTGCGCGTCGCGCGTTTTGCCGCCCGCTATCATGGACTAGGCTTCACCCTGGCAGAGGAAACCCTGGCACTGATGCGCAGCATGGTGTGTAACGGTGAGGCAGATCACCTTGTCGCAGAGCGCATCTGGAAAGAAACCGAACGCGCCCTGGCAGAACCCTGGCCGCACATCTTTATTCAGGTATTGCGCGATTGTGGCGCCCTGGGGCGCCTGATGCCCGAAGTCGATGCACTCTTTGGCATTCCCCAAACCGCAGTACATCATCCGGAAATCGACACAGGTATCCACACCCTCCTGAGCCTGCAACAGGCTGCTCGCCTCAGCCCATTACCCCTGGTTCGCTTTGCGACCCTAATGCACGACCTGGGTAAGGGCGCGACACCGCCAGAGAAATGGCCCCGCCATATTGCCCATGAAATTCGCAGCCTGCCGCTGATCAAACAATTGTGTGATCGCATAGCGGCCCCGAAAGAATATAAGGAACTGTCTTTACTGGTTGCGGAATATCACACCCATTGCCACCGTGCACTTGAGCTGACAGCTGCTACCCTGTTAAAAACCCTGCAAGCGTTGGACGGTTTTCGCCGCCCGGAGCGGGTTGAGCAGTTCCTGCTCTGCTGTGAGGCCGATGCGCGTGGCCGCACCGGCCTGGAAGCGCGCGCTTACCCGCAGGCCGATTATGTGCGCCAGGCCCTGCAGCGTTGCCTGTCCGTGACCAGCAAGCAATTCCTTACCCAGGGGTTAAACGGTAAAGCCCTGGGGGATGCCATTCACCAGGAGCGATTGAAACAATTACAAACATTTAAAACAGACCAGAAGTAA
- the folK gene encoding 2-amino-4-hydroxy-6-hydroxymethyldihydropteridine diphosphokinase, whose protein sequence is MTAIYLSLGSNVDRHLHIRAALDALAELLGDLCISSVYESKSVGFDGSNFFNLVVGAETTLAIAELSERLKKIEDDNGRKRNGPKFSPRTLDIDILTYGDFVGSEAGVALPRAEIIQNAFVLWPLAEIAPETRHPLLQQTYANLWAGFDRSSQLLWPIDFDWQGKVISRRVS, encoded by the coding sequence ATGACAGCTATTTATTTAAGCCTGGGCAGCAATGTTGATCGCCATCTGCATATTCGTGCGGCGCTGGATGCCCTGGCGGAACTCTTGGGCGACCTGTGTATTTCATCGGTTTATGAAAGTAAATCGGTAGGGTTTGATGGCAGTAATTTTTTTAATCTGGTTGTTGGGGCAGAAACAACACTGGCGATTGCTGAACTGAGCGAGCGCTTGAAAAAAATCGAAGACGACAATGGCCGTAAACGCAATGGGCCTAAATTCAGTCCGCGAACCCTGGATATTGATATTCTCACTTACGGTGATTTTGTTGGCAGTGAGGCTGGCGTAGCGCTGCCGCGGGCAGAGATCATCCAAAATGCGTTTGTACTTTGGCCCCTGGCCGAAATTGCGCCTGAAACCAGGCACCCCTTGCTGCAACAAACCTACGCCAATTTGTGGGCTGGGTTTGATCGGTCATCGCAATTACTGTGGCCGATTGATTTTGACTGGCAAGGGAAGGTTATCTCCCGGCGAGTATCCTGA
- a CDS encoding GatB/YqeY domain-containing protein: MSNTSLKDRINDALKTAMRSREKERVAVLRLVMAEFKRIEVDERIEVDDTRALALLDKMVKQRRDSEQQYRNAGRDELAAQEAYEITEIAVFLPAALSTEELDQIIAKAIADAGVTGARDMGKAMALIKPQVQGRADMGDVSKLLKAKLG; encoded by the coding sequence ATGAGCAATACATCGCTGAAAGACCGCATAAATGATGCCTTGAAAACAGCAATGCGCTCCCGGGAAAAGGAGCGCGTTGCTGTTTTGCGTTTGGTTATGGCCGAGTTCAAGCGTATCGAGGTCGATGAGCGCATCGAGGTGGATGATACCCGCGCCCTGGCCCTGCTCGACAAGATGGTCAAGCAACGCCGCGACTCCGAACAGCAATACCGCAATGCCGGTCGCGATGAACTTGCCGCCCAGGAAGCCTACGAGATCACCGAAATCGCGGTATTTTTACCCGCAGCCCTCAGCACAGAAGAACTTGATCAGATCATTGCCAAGGCCATCGCCGATGCAGGCGTTACCGGGGCGCGTGACATGGGTAAAGCCATGGCGCTGATCAAGCCCCAGGTCCAGGGTCGGGCAGATATGGGCGATGTGAGCAAATTGCTCAAGGCAAAGCTGGGCTAG
- the tsaD gene encoding tRNA (adenosine(37)-N6)-threonylcarbamoyltransferase complex transferase subunit TsaD produces MRVLGLETSCDETGVAVYDSAQGLLAHRLYSQVKLHAEYGGVVPELASRDHVRKLLPLIDEVMAASGSTAADIDAIAYTAGPGLIGALMVGAAFGRSLAYAWGIPAVGVHHMEGHLLAPMLEAVPPEFPFVALLVSGGHTQLVKVMAIGDYELLGESIDDAAGEAFDKAAKMLDLDYPGGPQIARLAEQGVHGRFKFPRPMVDRPGLAFSFSGLKTATLTAVNAHKQANGLPDDQTCADIACAFQEAVVDTLVIKCRRALEQTGMKTLVIAGGVSANKKLRADLEVELARIGARVFYARHEFCTDNGAMIAYAGCQRLLAGQQEGLAIHVKARWPLNSLSSL; encoded by the coding sequence ATGCGTGTATTGGGGTTAGAAACCTCCTGTGATGAAACCGGTGTTGCTGTCTATGACAGCGCGCAGGGCCTTTTGGCGCACCGCCTCTATAGCCAGGTAAAGTTGCATGCAGAATACGGCGGTGTTGTACCGGAACTGGCCTCGCGTGACCATGTTCGTAAACTCCTGCCCCTCATCGATGAAGTGATGGCCGCGAGTGGATCAACCGCCGCCGATATTGACGCCATTGCCTATACCGCTGGCCCGGGTTTGATTGGTGCCTTAATGGTGGGGGCCGCCTTTGGCCGCTCCCTTGCCTATGCCTGGGGGATTCCTGCGGTGGGTGTCCATCATATGGAAGGGCACTTGCTGGCCCCTATGCTGGAGGCGGTACCTCCCGAATTTCCCTTTGTGGCACTGCTGGTGTCCGGTGGCCATACCCAATTGGTCAAGGTGATGGCCATTGGCGATTATGAATTGTTGGGTGAGTCTATCGATGACGCAGCGGGAGAGGCTTTTGATAAGGCTGCCAAAATGCTCGACCTGGATTATCCCGGCGGCCCCCAGATCGCCAGGTTGGCAGAGCAGGGCGTACACGGGCGTTTTAAGTTTCCCCGCCCGATGGTAGATCGCCCCGGTTTGGCGTTCAGCTTCAGCGGATTAAAAACGGCGACCCTGACGGCGGTAAATGCCCACAAACAGGCCAATGGTTTGCCGGATGACCAGACCTGTGCCGATATCGCCTGCGCCTTCCAGGAGGCAGTGGTAGATACCCTGGTGATTAAATGCCGCCGTGCACTTGAACAGACCGGAATGAAAACCCTGGTGATAGCCGGTGGTGTATCTGCCAACAAAAAGCTGCGCGCCGATTTAGAGGTGGAGCTTGCCAGGATAGGTGCCAGGGTTTTCTACGCCCGCCATGAATTTTGTACCGACAACGGCGCCATGATTGCCTATGCCGGTTGCCAGCGCTTGTTGGCTGGCCAGCAAGAAGGGCTGGCTATTCATGTAAAAGCGCGCTGGCCACTTAACTCCCTGTCGTCACTGTAA
- a CDS encoding magnesium transporter CorA family protein codes for MIRAQLLTGNSEWQSGHTELIDLWRQQPDSFIWIDIQGEDHASEYKWLLSLGCHPLAIEDVQRFRHPPKTENFDNFTLMLYRGFTEFNPDLTVEQMTIALFAGERCLISCHPRASRGINHYWEHARQENLLISPGLLATRIMRFSVGRYLEAILAFEPRLNELEDIMQEQANDDIMRELIAYQSRLRKLKRVFSYHERMISNLRMDIPERLIEEDGDIEHALQDVYERCERLHGLCTMYYEICGDLINGYLSLSSHQLNNTMRVLTVITAVFVPLTFIAGIYGMNFENMPELRAHYGYFYALGAMLVIAGGFGWIAYKKWLQ; via the coding sequence ATGATTCGCGCACAACTGTTAACCGGCAATAGCGAATGGCAAAGTGGACATACCGAACTCATTGATCTGTGGCGTCAGCAGCCGGACAGCTTTATCTGGATCGACATCCAGGGGGAAGACCATGCATCGGAATATAAATGGCTGCTTTCCCTCGGCTGCCATCCCTTGGCCATTGAGGATGTGCAACGTTTCCGCCATCCGCCCAAAACCGAAAACTTTGATAATTTCACCCTGATGCTGTATCGCGGTTTTACCGAGTTCAACCCGGACCTCACCGTTGAGCAAATGACGATTGCCCTGTTTGCCGGCGAGCGCTGCCTGATCAGTTGTCATCCGCGCGCTTCGCGCGGCATCAACCACTATTGGGAACATGCGCGGCAGGAAAACCTGCTCATCAGCCCCGGCCTGCTGGCCACACGGATCATGCGTTTTTCTGTTGGCCGCTACCTGGAGGCGATACTGGCGTTTGAGCCGCGCCTGAATGAGCTTGAAGACATTATGCAAGAGCAGGCCAATGATGACATCATGCGCGAGTTGATTGCCTATCAATCGCGCTTGCGCAAATTAAAACGCGTCTTCAGTTACCACGAACGCATGATCAGCAATCTGCGCATGGATATTCCCGAGCGCTTGATTGAAGAAGATGGCGATATAGAACATGCACTGCAGGATGTGTATGAGCGCTGCGAGCGCCTGCATGGCCTGTGTACCATGTACTACGAAATCTGCGGCGACCTGATTAATGGCTATCTGTCACTCAGCTCGCACCAGCTCAATAACACCATGCGTGTCCTCACCGTGATTACCGCCGTGTTTGTGCCACTGACGTTTATCGCCGGTATTTACGGCATGAACTTTGAAAACATGCCGGAATTGCGCGCCCACTATGGTTATTTTTATGCATTGGGGGCGATGCTGGTGATTGCCGGTGGATTCGGCTGGATTGCCTATAAAAAATGGTTGCAGTGA